A single genomic interval of Microbacterium hydrocarbonoxydans harbors:
- a CDS encoding DUF3093 domain-containing protein — MQNNAPDARISYRERLSPSLWLLVTVALAGPMVSLIFVPVGSTIALIVGAAVSALLVVAFIVLNPVVSVEGGVLRAGRAHIDVSHLGAPVALNAEEARQARGPGLPARGWHLIRGGIDGIVVVPNLDQDDPVDTWTISSRTPDRLAAAIVAAQR, encoded by the coding sequence ATGCAGAACAACGCCCCCGACGCGCGGATCAGCTACCGCGAGCGACTGTCGCCCAGCCTCTGGCTGCTGGTGACGGTCGCCCTCGCCGGCCCCATGGTGTCCCTCATCTTCGTCCCCGTCGGATCGACCATCGCCCTGATCGTGGGAGCGGCGGTCTCCGCGCTGCTCGTCGTCGCGTTCATCGTCCTCAATCCCGTGGTCAGCGTCGAGGGCGGGGTGCTCCGTGCCGGCCGTGCCCACATCGACGTCTCCCACCTCGGGGCGCCCGTCGCGTTGAACGCCGAGGAGGCGCGACAGGCGCGAGGACCGGGGCTGCCGGCACGCGGCTGGCATCTCATCCGCGGGGGCATCGACGGCATCGTCGTCGTGCCCAATCTCGACCAGGACGACCCCGTCGACACGTGGACCATCTCGTCGCGGACGCCCGATCGTCTGGCCGCCGCCATCGTCGCGGCACAGCGCTGA
- the dut gene encoding dUTP diphosphatase, with product MTESVDVPIIASTVPGYAHPGDAGADLVAAEAVHLGPGERALVATGVRIALPDGYAAFVVPRSGLAAKHGISIVNSPGTVDAGYRGEIKVSLINTDIHSAYDVAVGDRIAQLIVMPVTRAVFLPVEELPDSVRGEGGFGSTGYQAGTDSRSGGHTND from the coding sequence GTGACTGAATCCGTTGATGTCCCCATTATCGCCTCTACGGTCCCCGGCTACGCCCACCCCGGCGATGCCGGAGCGGATCTGGTGGCTGCCGAGGCCGTGCATCTGGGCCCGGGGGAGCGCGCGCTGGTCGCGACCGGCGTGCGCATCGCGCTGCCGGACGGCTACGCGGCATTCGTGGTGCCGCGCAGCGGCCTGGCGGCGAAGCACGGCATCTCGATCGTCAACTCGCCCGGCACCGTGGATGCGGGATACCGCGGTGAGATCAAGGTGAGCCTGATCAACACCGACATCCACAGCGCGTACGATGTCGCCGTCGGCGATCGCATCGCACAGCTGATCGTGATGCCGGTCACCCGTGCCGTGTTCCTCCCCGTCGAGGAGCTGCCGGACAGCGTCCGCGGCGAAGGCGGCTTCGGGTCGACCGGCTACCAGGCAGGAACCGATTCCCGTTCGGGAGGACACACCAATGACTGA
- a CDS encoding DUF3710 domain-containing protein: MTDNNATPSKSAPLDRATQGPFDDSEANPVRPYIDLGGIKILPREGLNLRLEVEEQSKRIVAVGLDYADSSLQVQPFAAPRSGGLWDETRVQLRDQVRTQGGRVEEREGPLGKELLAEVPATANEGSELRLARFVGIDGPRWFLRGVIGGAAASDLEAAAQVEDLFRSIVVVRGGAPMPPRDLIPLKMPATPGSA; the protein is encoded by the coding sequence ATGACTGACAACAACGCCACCCCCTCGAAGTCAGCACCGCTGGACCGAGCGACCCAGGGTCCGTTCGACGACTCCGAAGCCAACCCCGTCCGTCCGTACATCGACCTCGGCGGCATCAAGATCCTCCCGCGCGAGGGTCTGAATCTGCGTCTCGAGGTCGAGGAGCAGTCCAAGCGCATCGTCGCGGTCGGCCTCGACTACGCGGACTCCTCCCTGCAGGTGCAGCCGTTCGCCGCGCCGCGCTCCGGAGGTCTCTGGGACGAGACCCGCGTGCAGCTGCGCGACCAGGTGCGCACCCAGGGCGGCCGCGTCGAAGAGCGCGAGGGTCCCCTCGGCAAGGAGCTGCTCGCCGAGGTGCCGGCTACCGCGAACGAGGGATCCGAGCTCCGGCTCGCCCGTTTCGTCGGCATCGACGGACCTCGCTGGTTCCTGCGTGGTGTGATCGGCGGCGCCGCGGCATCCGATCTCGAGGCCGCGGCCCAGGTCGAGGACCTCTTCCGCTCCATCGTCGTCGTGCGCGGGGGCGCCCCGATGCCGCCGCGCGACCTGATCCCGCTGAAGATGCCGGCGACCCCCGGCTCCGCGTGA
- a CDS encoding DUF3159 domain-containing protein: MSAQTPDPEREQSASEILGAALGGAARRAGLDPSESASTQKVVWSAIGGWRGILESVLPSLAFVVLFTISPEPLVLALGVSVGLAALFTIVRLVQKSPPSAAIGGLVAAGAAAGLALWTGRGQDNFVPGLITNAAYGTAILISALIGWSLIGLAVGFLMGEGTGWRADRRKRRAFFWLGIAWAALFFARLAVQLPLYLTEQVTALGTLKLIMGLPLFAPLIAVTWLVVRALYPRTPADDARSAA, translated from the coding sequence GTGAGCGCGCAGACACCGGACCCTGAGCGCGAGCAGAGCGCGTCGGAGATCCTCGGCGCGGCGCTCGGCGGTGCCGCCAGACGTGCGGGCCTCGACCCTTCCGAGAGCGCCAGCACCCAGAAGGTCGTCTGGTCGGCGATCGGCGGGTGGCGCGGCATCCTCGAGTCCGTGCTGCCGAGCCTGGCCTTCGTCGTGCTGTTCACGATCAGCCCTGAGCCCCTGGTCCTCGCCCTCGGCGTGTCGGTCGGCCTCGCTGCGCTGTTCACCATCGTCCGGCTCGTGCAGAAATCGCCGCCCTCGGCCGCGATCGGGGGGCTCGTCGCCGCGGGCGCGGCCGCGGGGCTCGCGCTGTGGACGGGACGCGGACAGGACAACTTCGTACCCGGCCTCATCACGAATGCCGCCTACGGCACGGCGATCCTCATCTCGGCGCTGATCGGCTGGTCCCTCATCGGGCTCGCGGTCGGCTTCCTGATGGGAGAGGGTACCGGCTGGCGTGCCGACCGCCGCAAGCGACGGGCCTTCTTCTGGCTCGGCATCGCGTGGGCTGCGCTCTTCTTCGCCCGACTCGCGGTGCAGCTCCCGCTGTACCTGACCGAGCAGGTGACCGCGCTCGGCACGCTGAAGCTGATCATGGGGCTGCCGCTGTTCGCGCCGCTCATCGCCGTCACCTGGCTGGTCGTGAGGGCGCTGTATCCGCGCACTCCGGCGGATGACGCACGCTCGGCGGCGTGA